aaaataaacataatCACACAATACAGAATAGAGTACTGTTGAGATTTATCTTATTGGGCTGATGAGATCGTTAACAACAAAGTAATTGTTGTTAATGATCAATTAATCTGAGATTCCTGACTTTGGTTTACATTTGTTGAGCAACAAAAATTTATTTTCTAAACCTTCCATAAGTATTCCATAATCCTTCAATTTACATAAATGTTTCCATCAAATAGGAACTACAGTGGATTCAGAAATTATTCTGTATTTCAATGTGATTgcttaaataaaaaaatgtgcaCACACTGACATTTCTCTTCTAACCAAACCAACCTTTATGAATGTCAATACTTGAACGGAAAATACATTATTGTAAATATACTGCATAGATAtgtaaactgttaacatgtttattaCAAGTCTGTGTGATTGTAGTCACagaataaaacacacaaaatgaATGAAAACAAATAATGGCAGATTTATCTTACCCCTGCAATGCAGAGTGGACATGTTTGCACTTTTCCCTCAGTACAGAAAAAATAcctgaaagaaagaagaaagggaACTTCAGCATCTCCAGCATTTTCCACTCTCAGATAGTGAAAATTCCAACTGGTGGACGGTAATTATTTTACCTTCCAAGAGAGATTGGGGGATGCTCAATGGTGGCAAGTGCACTCAAACCTACTCCATACTCTCAGTGTAAGACATGTGTGATATGTATTGTCTTTTTTCAATATTGTATCAGACATATCAAGCACTTCTGCACATATTCTTGCACCAATAGAGTAAACAGCATATtgcatacacacaaccacacaaacaaaGTTATCCTTTGGGGGCCTTTTTTGAAGTTACGTTTCTGGGAGTAGTCAgcaaagagaagctgtccaggttGTCAGGTGTGTGCACACTTTCCCTAAAGCCCTGCAAATTCACTGAAGCAAAGCCTGGAGCCATTTATTGTAACTACAAAAACACACTTGTCAATAAGTTCTCTGTTCTCTTGAACAGATAATGCCAGGCTTACTATGAAAAATCTGGATATAAgtacgaggggagggggggggggaaataatgAATGCAAACCTTTTCGGGGGAGACAGGGATGTTGTACTTatttagactgtgtgtgtgcgcgtgagtgtATACCCGGGTCCTCCTCCATGATGTTGAGGGCTTCAATGGCAGCAGCAGCAAGCATCGGGGGTagggaggcagagaaacagTATCCCTGACCTGACAGACGCtataacagacagacacaaacacttaGCTTccgtaaaaaacaaacacttcgataacaaaaacaataagtaTTCACTATTTATTCAGTGCTACTGAAGTCCAACTCCTGACTTGGATATGTGTATTACCTTTAATCATAAAATGTACCATATTGAATGTCTGATAGGACTGTCGTCAGGGAATGAATGTCTATTTTATCCGAAAGGAGTAGCCAATAAGCAATTGAACAATGGTCAATTACTCTTACTATGTTTGTGACAAAGTAAATACGTGTCAAATCCAATAGACTGTACCTGATGGTCTATGACAAACGACCTTCCACAGCAGAAGCCACCTATGGAGGCCACAGCGTTTTCCATGTTTGCACTGATAAGGTCTATATCGTCAATCTAAAAGCAGACAAACTAGAACCCTTAGTTGATATTTCAGCAGAATGGAATTCAAATGAACACAATTGTAAATAATTGTAATATATATTCAAATAAACTTCACACTCACATTGACCCCAAAGTGTTCGGTAACCCCACGTCCATGCTCGCCAAGTACACCAAATGACACGCTCTCCTCCAAGAAGATGCGTACTTTGTACTTGTATTTCAGCTTCACCTGGTGCACATGAACAAATTAGCATTAAAAGCCATTATGAGCAATCTTTGCATCAGATTTCCTGTACATCATCAACCAGTGCCATAACATAGGCCAATAAGTACAATTATTTAAGTTTTTACAACATCCAATCACACAGCATACAGACTAGTTGTATCTCACCAGTTCTGGGAGAGGACACACATCTGCTGTGTTTATGTACAGCCCCTCAACTACGATAAATCTCCTGGTTACTTTAGCTTTCCGAAGGTTCTGGAAGAAAATTCAAGTTATGTTTTATTTCTGCTTTCAAGCTTTCAAAATGTCGATATCTGTCAAAGATGGCATTACAAAATGGCTGCTGCTTTCTAACCTTCTGATCCTCAATCTCCTGCTCTTTGAGGAGTCGCTCAAGGTCATCCATGTCATTGTGCTTGAAGTATTTGATGAAACTGCGGGAGGCTTGAAGGCCCTTCTGTATAGAGAAGCATGCCGCTTCATCCCTGGATAATCACACATGCTCATCAGAAATCTGTTCAAGAATTCCAAAATTAGTCTAAAAAAGgcacttacacaaacactatATCCCCTCTCTTGGAATATGCAGGTATTGCACTTGCAATTGTTGCAAAGCCATAGGAATAGATAATGGCCTCTTCTGTTCGCATGAACTTGGCCAAGCGATCCTCCAGTTCCAAATGTACATCTGTATTGACACAAAACCCAGTTTAACAAAGCTTTgcacatttttttaaaacaaacTATGCATAGTATTTTAACTTTCCATTTGTCTAACAAAAAAAGTGTTTATCCCGGATAAGAGGACAACTTAAGGTTGAGCACTGCCAGGGACTGAGATAATAGTATAATTTCAGTTTACATTCATGACTATTGACTGGGGTATATCCAATGAAAATAAACATTCTGTTTTTTGGTGGTGTTTTGGTTTGTTGACGTACCAAAGGTTCCATAGAATCCTCTTGGGCCACAAGTACCAACACCATACTTCTTGAGAGATGCAAGGGCCTTTTGCTGCAAGGAAAGATGGTAAAATTGGATAAGTTAACTACAAATGGCCTGTGTCATACTAATAACTTAAAGACAATATAATTTAACTACCAACCATCACCCGCTCATTGTCGAGAAAACCCAAGAAGTTAAATGAGGCAAAGTTAATGCACTCTTTTCCATTAACAATGATTCTGTGGCTTGGTGGGCTGAAAAAAATAATGTATTTCCATTAGCTAAAAACAACACAGTTAAAACCAAAATTTGACTCATTAGCTCAGGTGTAGATCACAAAAACTTGGCATTGGCTACTGTTGCTAAAAGTGGTAATCAGTAGCCCACATTTGTAGCCCACTGAGTggtacttacatttagtcatttagcaaacgctcttatccagagcttgtAGCAAATACCCTACTTTTACACAAAATACTACTTTTATAAAAACTTTTATACAAAATACTAATATAATTTACTAACCCTGTTACAATATCATAATTTAGTGAAGGGTGGTCTTTGGAAACAGGAGGAACAAGAGGTTCTGGTTGCCATTCTTCAATCAATTCCTCTTTTTCCTGTGGTGGACAAACACCACATTAAAAACAGACTATAAACGTCTCCAGGTCAAATTACTTGAGCAAAATAAAACCAGACTGAGCTTTTGGTATTTCTGAGAGTATTGCATTGTTAAATTGTGCTAAGCAAGCCGTCAAGCAATCTAAATTATTTTTGATGGAGATCTGACTTTCCAAGATTTTTTGTACTGCTTTCTGTTACCTTCTCATTAAGATCAGAACGTTCCTGAAGTTTGTAGGTTTTGGAAAACAGGAGTCTGATGATCCATAAGATAAGGATCCCTTCCAAGATCAGATGGTAAGCAGGTGCCTGTGAAGAGAAACATGAAAcctttgatttatttttgtggttcacatttagtcatttagcagatgctcttatccagaggttCCATCAACATGTACTAATAGGATGATAAAGGAACAGGGGAGGGAACAACACACTGAACAGTGTAGGGACTAGGGAAGGAACACCCAAAATGCATGATTGAGACTTGGACATCTTTAAGAGTTCGTCTGTCTAgtgcaggggtccccaaactatgAATTTGGATCGGccagacatttttatttataaaaaaaatatttaaaaaaaaatgttcacACTGCATAattaagtaaatgttttgatttaatgaatatgaaaaaaggtcattacgatagtaataatgctcttttaacaggctatatatcccttgatatgtaGCTACGGATGTACGGTGCATGACAAAAATAAACgaatctagcataataaatacatttaaaatcataataaaatctccaGACCGACCTGGcaccacattaaagaaaggaaaagttGTGGCTCTtgcagaaaaaagtttggggacccctggtcTAGTGGCTATGCTATGTTGACGCAATCAAAAAGCCCAATAGGGCGTTTCTTTGGAATTTCCAGTCTAGCCAACAAGACTGAGCTGAAGCTAACAAGATACTCTACAATTTAACAGTGATACTACAGCACAATGTCATTTAGCAACAACTAAAAACGTGCTGAATTGCGTGTAATCCAAAAGTATTTCAACTTTGAATGAATGCTGTAAATAGAGTGGTGTTAAATAGATTAAAATTCATTTCAGTTAACTTCCTGTTTCTTAGGAGAAAATCTCGAAGTGAAATCTTCTCACCATCATTGGACTCAAAAGTAAAAGCACATCCGTACCTCGACAGGTATTGGCCACAGCCATCTGTCAATCTTGTCTCCAGTAAAACAATCAAATCTGGCTAGCTGGCGTTTCTAAACAACTGAACTTTTGTCCGACACACACTACAATTGATTAAGTCGCAAATTAAACACAGCTAATCATGGAAACAAATTTACCTCGTAGAATGCCTGCACCATTTCCACTAGCACCCACTGTTGCCCTGACGCCATTTTACACCACGTGATAAAACGTCAGTTTCCTACTTCTTCTTCAATTTAGCCTTGCGGTATGCTTTGGCGCTGAACAGCGTATGACGCCCTTCCACTGGTGAGCCAAATTAGGTACAGtcaggcctggactggtaatctggACGGCGCACTTGTGGCCGATATGATATTTAATATAAAtctttatatatgtattttttataaacttaaaattggccaacgaccggcccataaagcagggacagcggcccattggttaattcCATACGGACACTGGGCTGGCCCAATCACATCTGTTAACTGTTTTGGTGTACTGGTGGGtggcagagccatagaaaaagagagttgctacacttccatagactcccatgttATCGAggtttggaactacaggtcacatgcgacctgtagttccaaacgttgcattttccaccgttcaaccccattcattttcagtgtctccgaagcaagttagctggtaaattgatcaaagtccttcattttttcatatttttaccaccacatatcaattattattattatttcatatagctagctttagataaagtttatcgtaagattatagcttgtttgattcgaaacgcagttagagctagactgtaggtttagtaagcaacacttttactgaagctagctagagagcacgtgtatcataaccagaagtcagttggcttatagtctgtcaaattagttctagttattggtgttcgttggcatacaaagtaagtcttctatagagctcttattagcctagttagtagagctagcaacaatgaattgcagattaaggggtccgaagcaagttagctggtaaattcacgaaaatcctgcattatttcatatttcgaccaccacatatcaattgttattagtagtattttgtatagccagctttagttaaagtttatcgtaagcttgttagattctaaatgcagttggagctagactgtaggtctacgtaagcaacacttttactctagctagctgtacatgtacaagtatcatagccagaagatcaccggatcactacaaacagAAGGAATGGAAGaacactggacatattgtacaataaaatgttttattgaatacagttggttgccttgtttattctgttcgATTTatcaaactcctttcttgtcttaaattgagcagttgctggtgataatggttagattaAACTTGCATCAACTACTACAAATatgtgttgttaatgtggtaaattgtaagtgggctgatgaataaaaaaaccttTAACAAGTCCAatttacttcaacagtcgatggttaaacgttaagtggaacaatatagtcctcattaggctactgtttggtacagtacagtatggtagcatagccatttctagctctgcttcacaatattgcgctGTATtataagttcatgtaatacatacatgttaataaagtatcagacacaCATGATAccacacaccagtaaccaattgacattgtgttaatataccgaaaatgcccgtgaatcgagatggttctgctgtctgtcctgccgaaaaccattcaaacaggttaaCAGCACTGGGgtttttgtttaactacagcgagctac
This is a stretch of genomic DNA from Osmerus mordax isolate fOsmMor3 chromosome 20, fOsmMor3.pri, whole genome shotgun sequence. It encodes these proteins:
- the sptlc1 gene encoding serine palmitoyltransferase 1, with product MASGQQWVLVEMVQAFYEAPAYHLILEGILILWIIRLLFSKTYKLQERSDLNEKEKEELIEEWQPEPLVPPVSKDHPSLNYDIVTGPPSHRIIVNGKECINFASFNFLGFLDNERVMQKALASLKKYGVGTCGPRGFYGTFDVHLELEDRLAKFMRTEEAIIYSYGFATIASAIPAYSKRGDIVFVDEAACFSIQKGLQASRSFIKYFKHNDMDDLERLLKEQEIEDQKNLRKAKVTRRFIVVEGLYINTADVCPLPELVKLKYKYKVRIFLEESVSFGVLGEHGRGVTEHFGVNIDDIDLISANMENAVASIGGFCCGRSFVIDHQRLSGQGYCFSASLPPMLAAAAIEALNIMEEDPGIFSVLREKCKHVHSALQGTPGLKVVGKSFAPALHLQLERSSGSRETDVKTLRNIVDYCLDRQVALTLARYLEKEERFLPQPTIRVVVTIEQTEDEIEKAASCIREAALALLK